A region of Colletotrichum destructivum chromosome 11, complete sequence DNA encodes the following proteins:
- a CDS encoding Putative GDP-fucose protein O-fucosyltransferase yields MGLFVLYTSRRFARYIAATGAVVIFLIVGVQTRVQQVDFSLPIQATSEVNDIFDFPPIESEAIKSVCAATEWDTRTEMEVVFTCENSVGGVGNVRNSVLNCVRYAMLAGGSLVMPRIVARDDSDINVIRTGERRELGYMFDVEHFVKSLRLSCPQLRLYNNTDAAFKVLGQPRTFTMGLTPELLVNENGTPNTGISHPEQWKEKLYEWLGQVDTGMGPTGRPTQGPFVVELGRSYLSFPIYSDGDGFATSFGDILKFRADTRQLATKTLRRMAEQFNFESTLLKAVSTANTSSPMNPILENAYFGAHLRVERDALLNWTPTDEMWAWSDYGKQTAAYMEQAMSANLSLIYVASGETAHIETFKQEAATKEITVVKKQDVLGKDLEKLDKLAWDQQALVDCLVMLRASQFGGVAHSSFAWNVALKRHLFVKDPKKSYLDGPQMLSDEFSQVYGEPRKYPEYAFCLWP; encoded by the coding sequence atgggGCTCTTTGTGCTCTACACTTCACGGCGCTTCGCCCGGTACATTgcggcgacgggggcagTCGTTATCTTCCTGATTGTGGGCGTCCAGACTCGGGTCCAGCAGGTCGATTTTAGCCTGCCGATTCAAGCAACCTCGGAAGTGAACGACATCTTTGACTTTCCCCCGATCGAGTCCGAAGCCATAAAGTCGGTGTGCGCGGCCACGGAGTGGGACACGAGGACGGAGATGGAGGTGGTCTTCACATGCGAGAACTCCGTTGGCGGCGTAGGAAACGTTCGCAACTCGGTGCTTAATTGCGTGCGGTACGCAATGTTGGCGGGGGGTTCTCTAGTCATGCCCAGAATCGTCGCGCGCGACGACTCGGACATCAACGTCATACGAACAGGCGAAAGACGAGAACTGGGCTACATGTTTGACGTGGAGCACTTTGTCAAGTCACTGCGTCTATCATGTCCGCAACTGCGCCTATACAACAATACTGACGCCGCTTTCAAGGTCCTCGGTCAACCGAGAACATTCACAATGGGGCTAACTCCTGAATTGTTGGTTAACGAAAACGGAACACCCAATACTGGTATCTCGCACCCAGAACAGTGGAAAGAAAAGCTCTACGAGTGGCTTGGGCAGGTCGACACCGGAATGGGACCTACCGGACGGCCAACCCAAGGCCCCTTCGTCGTAGAGCTTGGACGTTCTTATTTGTCGTTCCCGATAtacagcgacggcgacggcttTGCTACGTCTTTTGGAGATATATTGAAGTTTAGAGCCGATACACGACAGCTTGCGACAAAAACGCTGCGCCGCATGGCTGAACAGTTCAACTTCGAGTCCACGCTCCTGAAAGCTGTCTCAACCGCCAACACAAGCTCCCCTATGAATCCCATTCTCGAGAATGCCTACTTCGGAGCCCATCTTCGTGTAGAGAGAGATGCCCTACTTAATTGGACCCCGACCGACGAAATGTGGGCGTGGTCCGACTACGGCAAGCAGACGGCGGCGTACATGGAGCAAGCCATGAGCGCAAATCTCTCCCTAATCTACGTGGCGTCCGGCGAAACGGCTCATATCGAGACGTTCAAACAGGAGGCTGCGACCAAAGAGATCACCGTCGTCAAGAAGCAGGATGTCCTCGGCAAGGACTTGGAAAAGCTGGACAAGCTGGCTTGGGACCAGCAGGCCCTAGTGGATTGTCTGGTGATGCTCAGGGCCTCGCAGTTCGGCGGGGTAGCTCATTCGAGCTTTGCGTGGAACGTCGCCTTGAAGAGGCATCTTTTTGTCAAAGACCCGAAGAAGAGCTACCTCGATGGGCCTCAGATGTTGAGCGATGAGTTCAGCCAGGTGTATGGCGAACCAAGGAAGTACCCCGAGTATGCTTTTTGTTTGTGGCCATAG
- a CDS encoding Putative Galactose-binding-like domain superfamily, PITH domain, Thioredoxin — MKEIKSISQFNTLKLNDLLVIDFYATWCGPCKAISPVFSKLAKQHEASSTTIVFAQVDVDKAKDVAQACGITAMPTFQFFRSGKKIDEVKGADVQQLTTKIGYYTSLTLKEAAAAGGSKSGEKAAAAPKSGESGSLRSLIDLGPSRVLGSNLSSVRNIVSPPPAGYTAASAALQSQLLIHLVFTKSVSPSQLRITIAKDAISKAPSRIQVGTNVPVIFTKNKDGVESNDLTVASITKAENSQSFNVFSDEYVNGVAVLKLKASKFTGIKSLTIRIDANMSGEKTSVTEIHELDIIGTS; from the coding sequence ATGAAGGAAATCAAGTCCATCTCGCAGTTCAACACCCTCAAGCTGAACGACCTCCTCGTAATCGACTTCTACGCAACATGGTGCGGTCCCTGCAAGGCAATCTCGCCTGTTTTCTCCAAGCTCGCAAAGCAGCATGaagcctcctcgacgaccatCGTCTTCGCGcaagtcgacgtcgacaaggccaaaGATGTTGCGCAGGCCTGCGGCATCACTGCGATGCCCACCTTCCAGTTCTTCCGCTCGGGCAAAAAGATcgacgaggtcaagggcgccgacgtgcAGCAGCTCACCACCAAGATCGGATACTACACATCGCTGACGCTGAAAgaggctgctgcggcgggaGGGAGCAAGAGTGGCGAAAAAGCAGCGGCTGCTCCCAAGAGCGGCGAGTCGGGGTCGCTGCGGTCACTGATTGATCTGGGGCCGTCGAGAGTGTTGGGATCGAACCTGAGTTCAGTGCGCAACATCGTCAGTCCTCCGCCTGCTGGCTACACGGCGGCTTCTGCGGCGTTGCAGTCGCAGCTCTTGATCCATTTGGTTTTTACAAAGAGTGTCAGCCCTAGCCAGCTGAGGATCACGATTGCCAAGGATGCGATTTCAAAGGCACCAAGCAGGATTCAGGTCGGCACCAATGTTCCAGTCATCTTTACCAAGAacaaggacggcgtcgagtcGAACGACTTGACTGTGGCTTCGATCACCAAGGCGGAGAACTCGCAGTCTTTCAACGTTTTCTCTGACGAGTACGTGAATGGTGTTGCAGTGTTGAAGCTCAAGGCGTCAAAGTTCACGGGCATCAAAAGCTTGACAATCAGGATTGATGCCAATATGAGCGGCGAAAAGACGTCAGTCACTGAGATTCATGAGCTAGATATTATTGGCACATCCTAA
- a CDS encoding Putative berberine/berberine, FAD-binding domain, PCMH-type, FAD-binding, type PCMH, subdomain 2, whose amino-acid sequence MRAAVLYCCSGFIWTLSAGASIPRYFEEQPNTRRSLTSTQVQQELGGWVSNTTSIFGPDDGRFDDVTSRWTDFSKPNVQVVIEPGTESDVQAIVEYCNANSINFLAINGGHGLSATLSTFNGIQINMRQLDNIDIQPSHKSAWFGGGTIVGQVIQTLWDKGFVTTTGGCECVGMLGAGLGGGHGRYEGLYGMISDNMLQLNVVLANGSAIRVNTTSHSDLFWAMRGAGHNFGIVTSYEMNIWPSGPKTWHFHNYVWRGEHLELVFDALNKFHNNGSTPVNMAFNAGSFVMNTTITNEEPIIMWSFAYRGPAEEAERHLAPFNAIESVFEVSGDVPYSKIPSVQGTGYSDPICQHGSVHSTSTAGLQVYNLTAERLIYNGFKRRIAQDSDLAAGTVIIHEGYSTEGVDAVDPDSSAYPFRADHHLMLFDAAVPHGQTARLEAAWAWAAEVRDQWNEGQPDRAVHAYVNYATGMETLEERYGHDGWRLERLRDLKVRYDPNNRFRYYNPIIVG is encoded by the exons ATGAGAGCGGCCGTGCTTTACTGCTGCTCTGGGTTCATCTGGACCCTCTCGGCTGGTGCCTCCATCCCCAGGTACTTTGAGGAACAACCAAACACCCGCCGTAGCTTGACTAGCACGCAAGTTCAACAAGAGCTCGGTGGCTGGGTATCAAACACTACGTCAATCTTCGGACCGGATGATGGCCGTTTTGATGACGTGACCTCGAGATGGACTGACTTTTCCAAGCCCAACGTCCAAGTTGTGATCGAGCCAGGTACCGAATCTGACGTCCAGGCAATC GTCGAATACTGTAACGCAAACAGCATCAACTTCCTGGCCATCAACGGCGGGCACGGCCTTTCCGCAACGCTTAGCACATTCAACGGAATCCAGATCAACATGCGGCAGctcgacaacatcgacaTCCAACCCAGTCACAAGTCAGCCtggttcggcggcggcaccatcGTGGGCCAAGTGATACAAACTCTCTGGGATAAGGGTTTCGTCACCACTACCGGCGGGTGTGAGTGCGTCGGCAtgctcggcgccggtctTGGAGGTGGCCACGGCCGTTATGAAGGTCTGTACGGCATGATCAGCGACAACATGCTGCAGCTCAACGTTGTCTTGGCCAACGGTTCGGCCATTCGCGTCAACACGACGAGCCACAGCGACCTTTTTTGGGCCATGAGAGGTGCTGGACACAACTTTGGCATCGTCACGAGCTACGAAATGAACATCTGGCCCTCGGGACCAAAGACCTGGCACTTCCACAACTACGTCTGGCGTGGTGAGCACTTGGAGCTCGTATTTGATGCTCTCAACAAGTTTCACAACAACGGCTCGACTCCCGTCAACATGGCCTTCAACGCTGGGAGCTTTGTTATGAACACCACCATAACCAACGAAGAGCCCATCATCATGTGGTCATTCGCCTACCGCGGACCTGCCGAGGAAGCTGAGAGACACCTCGCCCCCTTCAATGCCATAGAATCAGTCTTTGAGGTAAGCGGCGATGTGCCCTACTCGAAGATACCTAGCGTGCAGGGCACCGGCTATTCCGACCCCATCTGCCAGCATGGCAGTGTGCACAGCACGTCGACTGCAGGCCTGCAGGTTTACAACCTGACGGCAGAGCGTCTTATTTACAACGGATTTAAGCGGCGCATAGCCCAAGATTCGGACCTCGCGGCCGGGACGGTGATCATCCACGAAGGCTACTCGACCGAGGGAgttgacgccgtcgaccccgaCAGCTCGGCGTATCCGTTCCGCGCCGATCACCACCTGATGCttttcgacgccgccgtgccgCATGGACAAACGGCCCGTTTAGAagcggcctgggcctgggccgcCGAGGTGCGCGACCAGTGGAACGAAGGCCAGCCGGACCGGGCTGTACACGCCTATGTCAACTATGCCACCGGCATGGAGACTCTCGAAGAGCGGTACGGCCATGATGGCTGGCGCCTAGAGAGGCTGAGGGACCTCAAAGTGCGCTACGACCCTAACAACCGCTTTCGCTACTACAaccccatcatcgtcggGTAA
- a CDS encoding Putative UbiA prenyltransferase family — protein sequence MGEVKGYIKPSHGLFGFMPESWVPYAELMRLDRQGGFWAFYWHYLIGLGFAINIRPVSADVDLRTLALHAAYLYLWATIFRGITCTWNDNLDQDFDRQVARCRVRPIPRGAVSTSQAHFFTALQIAVGACILWPFGNSTLIHAGVGGVLLFIYPFLKRCTNFPQVELGFGLSWAVFMVAAMFDKDPLAPLWDPSLDIPARVLKVAKSPLAQSVAYLYFAGIMWTIIFDTIYAHQDYLDDLKAGVKGLAVRLGRKGTKPACVLAAAVQVYFLVMAGRLAGFGVPYYTISCGATAFLLMRMICIVDLEDGDSCAWAFGPGSGQVGTAICSGLFADFLFNKYGL from the coding sequence ATGGGTGAAGTCAAAGGCTACATCAAACCAAGCCATGGCCTCTTTGGCTTTATGCCAGAATCATGGGTTCCCTATGCTGAACTCATGCGTCTCGACCGTCAGGGAGGGTTCTGGGCCTTTTACTGGCACTACCTGATCGGGCTCGGCTTCGCCATCAACATCCGACCCGTGTCCGCCGACGTAGACCTGAGAACTCTCGCGCTCCACGCGGCGTACCTATATCTCTGGGCCACCATCTTCCGCGGCATCACGTGTACGTGGAATGACAATCTGGACCAGGACTTTGACCGCCAGGTCGCTCGCTGTCGCGTGCGGCCCATCCCACGCGGCGCCGTCTCCACTTCGCAGGCGCATTTCTTCACAGCGTTGCAGATCGCCGTTGGAGCCTGCATCTTGTGGCCCTTTGGCAACTCGACGCTGATtcacgccggcgtcggcggcgtcctcctgTTCATCTACCCCTTCCTGAAGCGCTGCACGAATTTTCCCCAGGTCGAGCTGGGATTCGGGCTGTCTTGGGCCGTGTTCATGGTGGCTGCCATGTTCGACAAGGACCCGTTGGCGCCTCTCTGGGATCCGTCGCTGGACATCCCGGCCCGCGTGCTCAAGGTCGCCAAGTCACCCCTGGCCCAGTCGGTCGCGTACCTATACTTTGCCGGCATCATGTGGACCATCATCTTTGACACAATCTACGCCCACCAGGACTACCTCGATGATCTGAAAGCCGGTGTCAAGGGGCTTGCCGTACGGCTCGGAAGGAAAGGCACGAAGCCGGCCTGCGtgctggcggccgccgtGCAGGTCTACTTTCTGGTGATGGCAGGCCGCCTGGCTGGGTTTGGTGTGCCGTATTACACCATCTCGTGCGGCGCCACGGCTTTCTTGCTGATGAGGATGATTTGCATTGTCGACTTGGAAGATGGTGACAGCTGCGCTTGGGCATTCGGACCTGGAAGTGGTCAAGTTGGCACCGCAATCTGCAGTGGGCTTTTTGCCGACTTCTTGTTCAACAAGTATGGACTCTGA
- a CDS encoding Putative short-chain dehydrogenase/reductase SDR, NAD(P)-binding domain superfamily: MSVYVVTGVSRGIGFEFLKQLSENPNNLFVGLVRDKAATEEKVAAELGDRPNVHIVHADLTKYETLKQAAAETAEIVGDRGIDYLVANGALVPHFDAYAPIGVLGDKVEELEACASDVFKTNVVGNIHFFNLFVPLVKKGKVKKVIAITTGVADLDLTNECEVDVGSLYAASKAALNIIVAKFSAQYKKEGLLFLGISPGLVEVGRYDDTSPEEMQGMMGFIGNLARYAPHFKGAITPEESVRHVRSTWKKASIDNGFAGAFVSHLGNKQWV, translated from the exons ATGTCCGTCTACGTTGTTACCGGCGTTTCCAGGGGAATCGGC TTCGAGTTCTTGAAGCAGCTCTCGGAGAACCCCAACAACCTGTTTGTCGGTCTGGTCCGCGACAAGGCTGCcaccgaggagaaggtggcggcggagctgGGCGACCGGCCCAACGTCCACATCGTCCACGCAGACCTCACCAAGTACGAGACTCTCAAACAAGCGGCCGCCGAAACTGCCGAGATAGTTGGTGACCGTGGCATCGACtacctcgtcgccaacgggGCTTTGGTCCCCCACTTCGATGCCTATGCCCCGATCGGTGTACT GggcgacaaggtcgaggaactcgaggCTTGTGCCTCGGACGTTTTCAAGAccaacgtcgtcggcaaTATCCATTTTTTCAACCTCTTCGTCCCTCTCgtcaagaagggcaaggtcAAGAAGGTTATTGCCATCACCACCGGTGTTGCCGACCTCGACTTGACCAACGAATGCGAGGTCGATGTCGGCTCCTTGTATGCTGCTTCCAAGGCAGCCCTGAACATCATTGTAGCCAAGTTCAGCGCGCAATACAAGAAAGAGGGCTTGCTCTTTCTGGGCATCAGCCCGGGCCTCGTGGAGGTCGGCCGCTATGATGACA CCTCACCGGAGGAGATGCAGGGCATGATGGGATTCATTGGCAATCTTGCAAGGTATGCGCCCCACTTCAAAGGCGCAATCACTCCGGAAGAATCTGTTCGCCACGTCAGGTCAACCTGGAAGAAGGCTAGCATCGACAATGGGTTTGCTGGTGCCTTCGTCTCGCATCTTGGAAACAAGCAGTGGGTGTAG
- a CDS encoding Putative NAD-dependent epimerase/dehydratase, NAD(P)-binding domain superfamily — MRTMALSVDQYAIPKGSMVLITGVNGFIGSHVANEFLRFGFKVRGTTRNPERNAWMSALFDKKYGSGQFDLVAVPDMVAPGAFSKAVEGVSAVVHTAANFSLDPNPHNVIPETVSGTVNALEAAAQEPSVRRFVLTSSSTAALIPKPNNRVTVTTDTWNDEAVNLAYRDPPYEPERALPVYAASKTLSEKEAWKFVGEKRPSFILNAVLPNINFGASLDVANQGHPSTSGVIAALFKGNADSMAGVAPQYFVDVQDDALLHVAAAIHPGVQSERIFAFAEPMNADGILAIFRQLYPSRSFPSNLQADEDLSDIVPRQRAEALLRDMGKDGWTSLEESIKINTEDLL; from the exons ATGCGTACTATGGCTCTTTCAGTCGACCAGTATGCGATTCCTAAAGGATCAATGGTGCTTATCACGGGGGTTAACGGTTTCATTGGATCCCACGTCGCCAACGAGTTTCTCCGATTCGGCTTCAAAGTACGCGGTACCACGCGTAACCCGGAGAGGAACGCCTGGATGAGCGCCTTGTTCGACAAAAAGTATGGTTCGGGCCAATTCGACCTGGTAGCCGTGCCCGACATGGTGGCACCGGGTGCATTTTCCAAGGCTGTCGAGGGGGTCTCGGCTGTCGTGCACACAGCAGCAAACTTTTCCTTGGACCCCAATCCTCACAACGTGATCCCGGAGACCGTCTCGGGAACGGTCAACGCGCTCGAAGCAGCCGCCCAGGAGCCAAGCGTGAGGCGCTTCGTTCtcacctcttcctcgaccgcAGCGCTGATCCCGAAGCCCAACAACCGTGTGACGGTCACGACCGATACGTGGAATGACGAAGCAGTGAATCTGGCGTACCGCGACCCGCCGTACGAACCAGAGCGGGCGCTGCCCGTTTACGCTGCCAGCAAGACCCTGTCTGAAAAGGAGGCATGGAAGTTCGTGGGCGAGAAAAGGCCCAGCTTCATCCTGAACGCCGTCCTGCCGAACATCAACTTCGGCGCGAGCCTCGACGTTGCGAACCAAGGTCATCCCTCCACCTCTGGCGTGATTGCCGCGCTGTTCAAAGGAAACGCCGACTCCATGGCCGGGGTAGCCCCTC AATACTTTGTGGATGTGCAGGACGACGCCTTACTGCACGTCGCTGCCGCCATTCACCCCGGCGTACAGTCAGAGCGTATCTTCGCCTTTGCGGAGCCCATGAACGCAGATGGAATCTTGGCCATCTTCCGCCAGCTATATCCGAGCCGGAGCTTCCCATCCAACCTCCAGGCTGACGAAGACCTGAGTGATATCGTGCCACGCCAGCGAGCCGAGGCCCTGTTGCGTGACATGGGCAAGGACGGATGGACGAGCTTAGAGGAAAGTATCAAGATAAACACTGAAGATCTATTGTAG
- a CDS encoding Putative rmlC-like cupin domain superfamily, rmlC-like jelly roll protein: protein MVWAWQNWLSPRPQHRTKNNAHPSFPHLGNAALYEPLSNPGGLWYVRETHYIENTLVRAGLSGPPLHIHRLQDEYFKVEQGVLGVVKNGVEYAVTKDDGNFYIPAGTRHRFWAHKSGTENLVFTVWLDPCKDVDFLLDVNFLRNLSGYVDDCLKAGIKPSVFQIILFTENATSLLCPPFLNWMPTWLLVWAHCGLAWISETVLGYKRSYPEYTREF, encoded by the exons ATGGTGTGGGCGTGGCAAAACTGGCTCTCGCCGCGACCACAGCATCGCACAAAAAACAACGCCCATCCTTCATTCCCTCATCTCGGCAATGCTGCGCTGTACGAGCCACTCTCAAACCCCGGCGGCCTATGGTACGTCAGGGAGACGCATTACATAGAAAACACGCTCGTTCGTGCCGGACTATCCGGGCCCCCGCT GCACATACATCGCTTGCAAGACGAATACTTCAAGGTCGAGCAGGGCGTGTTAGGTGTAGTCAAGAACGGTGTGGAATACGCCGTCACCAAGGACGATGGGAACTTCTACATACCCGCCGGCACGCG CCACCGGTTCTGGGCTCACAAGTCAGGCACAGAAAATCTTGTCTTCACTGTCTGGCTGGACCCCTGCAAGGACGTTGACTTTCTGCTTGACGTAAACTTCCTCCGCAATCTTTCAGGTTATGTCGACGATTGTCTCAAGGCCGGCATCAAACCATCCGTTTTCCAAATCATCCTGTTCACCGAAAATGCTACATCTCTCCTATGCCCACCGTTCTTGAACTGGATGCCGACATGGTTGCTGGTTTGGGCACACTGCGGGCTCGCCTGGATCTCAGAGACTGTATTAGG GTATAAGAGATCCTACCCTGAATACACACGAGAATTCTAA
- a CDS encoding Putative FAD-binding domain, FAD/NAD(P)-binding domain superfamily: MMTDTSISPPEFSVLVVGCGLSGLASALALAQAGHRVTVFERCAKLQEIGAGIQLSPNATRLLQHWGVLEEVLKYADRPEAGTFRSYRGDVLSHSPPVTHPKLVCEAPYVVIHRADLLKALLSGIERRGVEVEIKLGSSVSEIDFNKPSLRLSTGEVYEADLILGADGQRSYCRSGMLGREDPPFSPGDVVYRVSVPMKDVNENHPAWDLKEQSSVNFWMGQGGHVVSYLIQHDMLNLVLIYAEGETCEAMYGPQRADMEEFRSKISGWDPILHRLLDVEGSVCTKWTLFQIQELNQWRHESGRFTLIGDAAHAILPCLAQGAAQAFEDAGVLGAIFSQPLRPDQIPDALRVFEEVRRPRASHVRRRTLDQKAMFALADGPEQEERDKKLRSGADYRLFERLWDYNAVQDGQEAWKRFLTAQTHSERSVDVCTRGGA, translated from the exons ATGATGACTGACACAAGCATTTCACCTCCAGAATTTTCCGTCTTAGTTGTGGGCTGCGGTCTTAGTGGCCTTGCTTCTGCGCTGGCGCTTGCTCAAGCCGGTCACCGTGTGACAGTGTTTGAGCGTTGTGCCAAACTCCAAGAG ATTGGTGCCGGCATACAACTGTCCCCCAATGCCACGCGTCTGTTGCAGCACTGGGGCGTCTTGGAAGAGGTGCTTAAATATGCTGACCGACCAGAGGCCGGGACTTTCCGTTCCTATCGGGGAGACGTGCTCTCGCATTCGCCGCCCGTGACTCATCCCAAATTGGTTTGCGAAGCTCCTTACGTCGTCATTCATCGCGCGGACCTCCTGAAAGCGTTGCTCTCCGGAATCGAGAGGCGTGGAGTAGAAGTAGAAATCAAACTGGGCAGCAGCGTCAGCGAGATCGACTTCAACAAGCCCTCCCTGCGCCTCTCCACTGGCGAGGTCTACGAAGCGGACCTCATCTTGGGTGCCGACGGGCAAAGATCCTACTGCAGAAGTGGCATGCTCGGTCGTGAAGATCCTCCCTTCAGCCCTGGCGACGTCGTTTACAGGGTCTCCGTCCCTATGAAGGACGTGAACGAAAACCATCCAGCCTGGGACCTGAAAGAACAATCCAGCGTCAATTTCTGGATGGGTCAGGGCGGACATGTGGTCTCGTACCTGATCCAACACGACATGCTCAACTTGGTTCTGATATACGCCGAGGGTGAGACCTGCGAGGCCATGTACGGGCCGCAGCGAGCAGACATGGAAGAGTTCAGGAGTAAAATCTCGGGCTGGGACCCGATTCTTCATCGGCTTCTCGACGTGGAAGGATCTGTTTGCACCAAGTGGACTCTGTTCCAGATCCAAGAACTGAACCAATGGCGCCATGAGAGCGGACGGTTTACGTTGATTGGCGATGCCGCCCACGCGATACTGCCATGCCT CGCCCAGGGTGCTGCACAAGCCTTCGAGGATGCCGGAGTCCTCGGAGCGATATTTAGCCAGCCGTTGAGGCCTGATCAAATCCCGGATGCCCTTAGGGTGTTCGAGGAGGTGCGCAGGCCGCGAGCGTCGCATGTCAGACGTCGCACATTAGACCAGAAGGCCATGTTTGCTCTTGCAGATGGACCAGAACAGGAAGAACGTGATAAAAAACTTCGTTCGGGTGCCGATTATAGGCTGTTTGAGCGGCTTTGGGATTATAATGCCGTTCAAGATGGGCAAGAGGCCTGGAAAAGGTTTCTAACCGCCCAGACACATTCAGAACGGAGTGTAGATGTATGCACAAGGGGGGGTGCTTGA